The genome window CTTCAGGAATCGCTACAAGGGACAGTTGAATGGCGCCGCCAGTGACTCGTATGTGGTGCATCTGGAGCCCGATCATCTGGAGGAGCAGCTGAAGAAGAGCAGTACCAGCGTGGCGAACGGTCGTGTCAAGAAATTCTCCATGCCCGATGGTCTGCGCAACGCAAGCGTCCTGACATCAAGCTGCCAGGGCTCTCCAGCTGGCGCCAGCGCACGTGGTCCGCCGGCTGGAGCGGCGACCTTCCAGCATCCACGGGGCCGTACCAGCGCCGTTccgcagcagccgcagcagccgTGGCAGCCGGCAAGCGGCGACGCGAATCCATCTACACACAGAATCCCGCGCTGGCTGCCCGACGTGGCAGCATGTATCCACCGACGGCAGCCGCCCAGCTGGCCCAGATGCAGCGACGCGGCTCCGGATCCGCGGCAATGGCCGCTGTCGCCGCACGCCGGGGCAGCCTGTTTCCGGCGACAAGCATGGGCGGCGTGGGTGCGACGCCCAGACGCTCGAGCATCTTCTCGGTGACCTCCGACAAGGACATGGATGTGCTGGAGCAGACCACCATTGCGGATCTCATACGGGCCCTCGAGGTGGTACACACGCATGCGGTGCTggacgagcagcagcagctggtgGTGGGCAATACCAAGCTCAGCAAGAAGCAACGCAAGATGGGCAACGCCGGACTCGATCCGCCGCAGCTGCCACCGATCCTCTCGCTCTTTGCCGGCGATCAGACGCGCTCGCTGCAGGCAACGGCCGCGAATCGTCTGTACGCGCGACGCTCCACGATTGTGGGCACCATGTCGCcgatgagcagcagcagctcacgACGTCCCTCCGGCGTACAGATGATGGAGCCACCGCCTAGCTATACGGAAAAGCCGCTGGTTGGCGTTGCGTCCACATCGACACCGACCGTCGGACAGTCCAAGTTCCGGCGTCGCTTCAGTGTGCGTCCGACGGCACTGCAGATACCGCCTGGCCAGGCACCGCCGCCCGGCGTCAGTCTCAGCGATGAGCCCAGTCCAGCGCCATTGGTGCAGTCCAGCGCCTCCCAGACGGCTCTGCAGCGTCGCCTCTCGCTGCGTCCCTCGCCACTCGCCCGCGAGCTGTCGCCCACCTCGCCGACGGGCGCATCCGGCCCTTTGGCATCCGGCCCGGATGAGGCGGCTCCCTCGGCGGCCCGACTGCTGCCCACGTCCTCCATCAGCAGGCCGAGCACGAGCAGCACACACTCGCCGCTCTCGAGGATTGTGCAAATCTCGCAGGCGCAGCGCAAGAGCAGCATGCCCGAAGGATTCCCTGGTGCCGGAGCACGCAAGCCAAGCGGAAATGCATCCGGAAGCGGAAGCGGTAGTGCCGGCAACGATAAGTGATTGCCATAGTGTCTCAAGTGTTGTCTAGTTTGTAGTTCATTATTGTTGCCACTAATTCGTAGTCTTATAGTAATTCCCTCCCTCAAAATTCTACTAAAGCGCTGGGCAGCTCAATATTCCCCGTAGAAACACACAGCAAGTTCTTTGCTTCGAGTAGAGACGCTGCACAcaaataattgattatttttgaaaaaaaaataatttaataatttacacaGCAAATTCTCTGCTTCGAGTAGAGACGCTGAGCGCAAATAcccttaaaaatataatttaattatttacacagCAAGTTCTTTGCTTCGTGTTGATACGCTTACCACAAACCATTGATTAtccttgaaaataataatttacacaGCAAGTTCTTTGCTTCGATTAGAGACGCTGAACGCAAATAATTGATTAttcttgaaaaaataatttaataatttacacaGCATATTCTTTGCTTTGAGTAGAAACGCTGaacacaaataattaattatccttgaaaaaataatttaataatttacacaGCAAATTCTCTGCTTCGAGTAGAAACGCTGAACACAATTAcccttaaaaatataatttaattatttacacagCAAGTTCTTTGCTTCGTGTTGATACGCTTACCACAAACcattgattaaataatttacacagCAAATTCTCTGCTTCGATTAGAGACGCTGAACACAAATAATTGATTATCCTTGAAAATAGAAATTACACAGCAAGTTCTTTGTTTCGAGTAAAGATGCTGAACCCAAATAATCGATTACccttgaaaaaataatttaataatttacccAGCAAATTCTCTGCTTCGATTAGAGACGCTGAACACAAATAATTGATTTCccctaaaaaaaatagtttaataatttacacAGCAAGTTCTCTGCTTCGAGTAGAAACGCTGaacacaaataattaattattctttaaaaaaataatttaataatttacacaGCAAATTCTCTGCTACGAATCGAGACGCTGAACACAATTACTTGATTACACTTTACAACCTAATTAATATACCAGATGCTGTAGTAGATTGTTATTGCTGCCCACCACtgttatactatatatttaatgtttataaatcCAGCTAGTAAAGTATGCCAAGATTTCCCCTGAAAAGGATTCAATACTTTAATGCTTATTCCCCAATTATGTATGTTATGTTTTATACATTTGCTgttattctatatatatatatatatgtacgattattatttatatgttatatattatatctACGTGAAGAGCTATATCTATTATATGTATACGAGCCAAGAGCTTCCATGAACAAAATTCCATAATTGTcataactatttaaataattatagtgCATCAATTCCAtaaatatacgtgtatatgaaataaaagaaaaactaaagtATTATGAATCTTCAAAAACCtctatttaattgttaacCATTTTTGAAATATGCCGAAATATTGATTACATATCTGTATCATTAATTTACATTGTTGAGCCCCGAATAAATGGCTCGATTTCGGATCGTTGTGTCAATTCGACATCGCCTAAATTGGCACTTGGATCGTAAATGGGTGGCAATAGCAATTCCTTGGACGTCACTGGCGGTGGATCAAAGACGTAACTATCCTCGGACTGCAGTTCCAGTTCCTCGGCTTCCAAGTCGATCGCTTCCTCCTTTTTATTGTGCAAATCCGCCAAATACTTGGTATACGAGCGATATAACAATACACCGCAatataggccaaataatgcGGCGGctgttaaataatttctttgtcTGGGACTCGAAATTAGCGCTCGACATTCCTTGACGCAATTCAGTTGAGTCAGTGTTATGTACTCCTGTGCAAAACCAGCCATATTCtaaatacaatttcttttacttttacaaaaattttgtgctTGAACGCTGAGAggatgaaatgaaatgataatataatcaaatacATTCAGCTCTGACAGCAACAGTTTGTGCAAAGCCGGCTgcgattttcaaaaatatgaaattggcGCTAAAATAATATGTGGGGTAACTCTGTCACAAATCACATGAAAACACAAAATTGGGATGGTATAAGttacactttttaaaattactcatgtcagaaaataattttagctctttttaaaaataatacttgtaattaaaatgaaaagaacgcgccaaaattaatttttttttaatcaattcttttaaattcattttaattttatatgcaaGCTGAattcttaaaaccaaaatgaaaagtaaaagttttaactaattttttcatttaaattcaatacgCTAATAACTCTGTATGGCAACACTGTCACTTGTCGTGTGTGGGCACCTTAAGGTATCGCATAAAATACCTATCGACATATCACATAAGTATTAACAGACTGCGACTGCTCGAGTCTTCTGATTTTATGTCTGTATAATTAAAGcgcataaattttgtttttttgtacacattattaaaattgattcttcTTTAATTGTAGTTTGAAATACGAATTACGCAAATAGCTTTTGAGACAAAAAAGAACCGTACAATGTCTAAATTCTTTTACTTTAAAGAGGAACTGGCCTACACGGAAGATCATGTGTTGGTGAAGAGTCTGTTTTTGATGAATATCAAAGAAGAGCTGGAGGAGATACAGattcaaaaacatttcgaGACATTTGGATGCGTTAAACAATTGCATCTGTTTCCGATTGGAAATAATAACGAGAGATCTGGCTACGTTGTCTTTGGGAATCCCCGTGATGCTGCCCAAGCACTGTTGGATTTCCATGTGATCAATAGTTGCCATATAACAGTTAAGCCCAGTGATAGTTGGCAGCAACCAGATGCTGACAAAATGCCGGATAAACCGGAAAATGTGGATCCCAATGAGAACACTGCTTCCATTATGAAACTGAACGATTATTGCCTGGAACATATATTCCGAAAATTATCGTTAACTGATCGCATTAACTTTGCACGCACCTGCTTTCGTTTTCGGTGCATTTACGAGGGAATATCGCCGATGTTAGACAAATCTATcgattgtaaaatatttaatgaaatgaatgaGTGGGAAATGCGTGATTTCTTCCAACTTTCCGGACGTAatataaagcaaattaaaagcgGTTTTGGAAGTTATCACTGGAACCTCTTATGCGAATTTATTGGCAAACGTTGCGTTAATTTGCAGTCAATGACTCTCTGGAACACCAGTTTAACATCGgacaacatatttaaaatttttgcgaATCTTAATGGTCTTCAAAATCTGGAATTAAGTAATTGCGATATCAACGATGGGAATATACAAGCACTCGAGCATTTGAGTCAGCTTAAGAAATTATGTCTTTCCCATCAAAAGCTGAGTGCAGAGAGTATCAATTGTTTGCCAGCTTCTGTTGAGTCGCTGACTATAAATGGCTGCGTTTCAATGGAGCACCCGGAATTGTTGAACATAATATTTGGCAAGTTTCCGCTGCTTAAGGAGTTACAAATACCAGATTATGATCTTAAAGATCCATGTATCGAGCAGCTTATCAACGACAATTGCTGTAAATCTTTGGAGGTCCTTTCTCTGAAATGCGGCAATGAAGCACTTGAAGATTATAAGCATATTGCTAGGCTGCCAAGCCTCAAGAAACTAACATTGATTATCCATCGTATGGAATGTGAAACGCCTCCAATGCTAATGTCATGGCTGGTAAAGCATAAGTCCAACCAGTTGCAACATTTGGTAATAATTGGAGAGCgtcaaaattgtattaatgCCAATATCATtccaaaaattggaaaactgaCCGCATTGCGTACGCTGTGTTTGCCAAAATTCGATGTGCTCAGTGATCGTGGATTAGACGAACTTTTTACGCTGCAAGATTTGACAGAAATCGATATGGGCTGTAATCAAGAAATCACTGACAATGGGATACTGCGACTTATCCTTGCCTGTCCCAAACTCCAAGTGTTACATCTGGAAAATTGCTATCGACTCATGGGCAAGCTTTGTAAAGATATTATACTGAACCTCCAAAACAATAATGATCGTCCTCTTCCGATTAAACTTTTTGTGTTCGGCCCCCAGGCTAATGAATTAACACTACTAATAGCGGATCTGGCTGCCAAGAATATAGTCGATGTAGAGGATTATAATAAGTACTAAATGTTATGAAagaacttttaattttgaaattacattCATTCTTTACTTTGACAAACatcattattaatatatatgcataataaataaacaacatatacggtcatttaatatttggtttatctatttttgaatatcacacataaataatatatacggtcacataaaattttgtttatttttatttaaatacacaattttaCATCAATTCACTAAGCAAATATCCTATAGAGAACTCTTCCTATAATTCAACTAAAAGTGTTCTTTAGTATTTCTTTGATTAGCTCCAATAGGAAGTCTTATCCGGAGATTTGAAGTTATAGCTGAACTTTCTCTGTTGtagcaaatgaaaaatcaaacaTGCGCactatgaaataccctttaaTCTTAAGAGTTTTTGACCTGCAATAAGTAAGTTAGATTAATTTATGAAGAAAGATTATCAATCAAATGCaatgatttgcattattaATTAGAAACAATCAAGCTCAAAcatttttacgtttttttttaatttacccTGTCCAGGGTATACGAATAATTTGCTTAGTGATTTTAGTTTCCAAACTCCGCGACGCGTCAAAAATGGAGTCAAGACTAAAAGGACTTAATAAAGCTAataatttttagcttaaatcaatgtaataatttctttaaatgttaatatcattttaaaataataaataaacaattttgcgcagtgtttaattaaatcaaagctAAAAGAGCAAAAGGtcacatataaaataatgataataagttgcaataataaataatattatattgaatgcgctttaaattattatgttttgcagacaataaaaaaaggcaATATCATCATCGTCCACCAATTTGGTGTTCTTTTGCTTATATTGGTGGCCACTTAGGTAAATATCGCTCATCTCTACTATCGATATAAAGCATCGAATAATAATGCATATcgatttattatttgcttagtgctCGATGTCTGTAGGCAACACTGTTGTTTATtggtttttaagtttttaaaaagctttttaaattatagcaAAGCACCTAAttcctaaaattttttttgtgatttcgGTTACATTAATGCTTAGCCTATTTTagcaatatttgttttaattttacatcTTTTCTTTATGTAACCTTATTCAAACTCAGCTGGTTTTAAACGGTCGATTTCTGGCAAAAGTGTTACGACAAATTTAAACGAGCGAACAAGCTCACTGAACATGTGTGCGGAAACCCAAACAAAGAAAACCAAATATCAGCGagaatttatacatatataagaaTTGCTAAGAATGCAAGTCGTCTTTGATTTTACGTGTGTATAATTTAAGTGCatagaaaacaacaaaataaaagtatgttATGGTTCGGTATTACGCTAATTGCTTAATAGTTCTCTActttatgtttaaatttattcaattatagcTTGAAATACGACATAAAAAGCTTATCAACCAAAGATGCTAAGAAGACGTCATTTCCAGGTGCGTCCAAGACGTGAGTTCGTGGTACCCTTCATGCCAGCTCATTACACTAGGGAAAAGTATTACTTCAATGACGAATTTGCCTATACGGAAGATCATGTGTTGGTGAAGAGTTTGTTTTTGATGAATATCGAAGAAGAGCTGGAGGAGATACAGATTCAAAAACATTTGGAGACATTTGGATTCGTTAAACAATTGCATCTGTTTCCGATTGGAAATAATAACAAGAGATCTGGCTACGTTGTCTTTGGGAATCCCCGTGATGCTGCCAATGCATTGAAGAGGAAGTTCCATATGATCAATAGATGCAAAATAACAGTTAAGGCCAGTGATAGTTGGCTGCAACCAGATGCTGACAAAATGCCTTATAAACCGGAAAATGTGGATCCCAATGAGAACACTGCTCCCATTATGAAACTGAACGATTATTGCCTGGAATATATATTCCGAAAATTATCGTTAACTGATCGCATTAACTTTGCACGGACCTGCTTTCGTTTTCGGTGCATTTACGAGGGAATATCGCCGATGTTAGACAAATCTAtcgattttcaaatatttgatgaAATGACTGTGTGGAAAATGCGTGATTTTTTCCTACTTTCCGGACGTAATATAAAGCAAATTGAAGGCACTATTCCACGTCGTCATTGTAATCGGCTGTGCAACTTTCTTGGCAAACATTGCATTAATTTACAGTCAATGATAATCAAGGACACCAGATTAACCTCGTACAACATATCGAAAATGTTAGCAAATCTAAGTAGTCTTCATATTCTGGGAATACGTGCTAGCAACACTAATTATGAAGGGAATGTACTCATGCCTAAACAACTAGAGCATTTAAGCCAGCTTAAAACACTTATTCTTTGCGAAAGCATTATCTTGAATGAAGTTGAAATGAATTGTTTACCAATTTCTATTGAGTCGCTGACACTAAAAAGCAACGCTATTCTGCAGACCTCGAAATtattaaagataatatttGGCAGGCTACCGATGCTTAAGGAATTAAAAATACCACAACACATCCTCGAATCTCCGTGTATCGAGCAACTTATTAACGACAATTGCTGTAAATCTTTGGAGACTCTCTCCATTGGCTGGGATCAAAGTCTTGATGATTATAAGCACATTGCAAGACTACCTAGTCTGAAGAAACTAATATTGAACACTACATTACTTCAAAATTCGGATGTGATGCCCCCAATGCTAATGACATGGCTGGTGGAGTTTAAGTCCAAGCAGTTGGAACATTTCGAATTACGTTCCTTTGGAAAACTAGTCTATGGCGATATAATTCCCGAGATTGGTAAGCTGACCGCATTGCGTACGCTGAGCTTGCCAAAAAGCTATGAAATCTCCGATCGTGAATTAGAGAACTTATTTACACTGCAAGATATAACAGAAATAGATTTCAATTGTAGTATGAAAATTACTGATAATGGGATACTCGGACTGATCCTTGCCTGTCCCAAACTCCAAGTGTTACATCTGGAAAATTGCAGGCGACTCACGGGCAAGCTTTGTAAAGATATTATACTGAAACTACAAAACAGTAATGATCGTCCACTTcctattaaactttttatttccaGGGGAATGGGTTGGGATTTGAAAACACTATATGTGACTGCCAAGAATATAATCGATGTTATAGTCTATAATGACATTGATTAATACATgcataaatcatttttcaaaagaattcttaattttaaaattataacaatcCTAAGCCCTTTATGATTATCTGATTTGTTTATCACATTGGcaaacaataatatatatatatattaaacatatatgGAAGTTTTTTActtgtcttacacatttttttaatttgctttcaaGTGTGTACATCACTGTTAATTATCATATTGCATCAGTACAGTGAAAATATCCGTGATCACCAGAACTCTAATCtactattaaatattatggATTTAGACTCATAAGGCAAAAAAGGCAACATAGTCTTCAGAGTCTCGTTTGTATTATTATCAATGCGAATTACGCCCTTTGCTCAccaattttgtgtttttttttttataatattgggCGCATTCACCAGGCAGGTTTGCTCTGACAATTTTTGTGATATCTATGATTCTTCTAGTGAAGGGCATGATACCTAATTTTGAAGCATGAGCATGTATCGTAAAATAAGGCTGCTACTTTGTGCTACTTTTCTGCTCCCGTCAGATTTTCTTATCGAAATACATGAAATGCTTATCGAAAGTTTTCTATGTTATCaatgtgcaacagcagcagcagtttttcaataacagataatttattttaatttattagatagtttgaatttaatttccttATTGCGCTGTTCACAACTTTTATTATCGATAGTTCGATTATTAGGTGGTGGcagaaaaatgtattgaagCGTTCACCAGGAAGTATCAGTAGCATAAAACTTGTGTGATACTTGATTTGGGAGCAAGTTTTCTGGTAATTGCGACCATTGGTTGTCAGTGACAACTTGTCACTGAGTAAAATATCGCTTATCTCTACTATCGATATAAAATgttgtataaatattcaaatcgatatatcgattgtgtgtttgtgtagcGATTGCTCTGCtctagaaatttttgtttttgtgttccAATTATAAATTGCTGGACGTTTGATTTACTGAGTTCagtttttttgctgctgccagCAGTAATTTTACTAGTTATTTAAACAAGAGCTAAAAATAGTGAAGTTCCGTCAGCATTTCTAGTTGCACATAACAATTTGGCcatgccatttgccatttcttAGCAAATAACAAAcgtaaacaacaaataaggAAACGCGCacagaaattatatataagaaagcagcaacaacaacaacaatggtgaATTTGACCTTGTTGTGTCTTGTGTTGGGATTGGTCTTTGCCAGCACGGCGGAGATTAAGCCCAATCCACTGGATGTGAGCATTGTGCACTATCAGCCGGAGCAAGTGCATCTGTCTTTTGGAGGTATGTACCTAATTCCTATTTCCTTTGGTATTTTAATGTTCATTTAtaaagtgtatgtatgtatatagatatgtCTGCATATGTTTTGCTGTATGACAGTTACAAAATTCGCCAATGCAATAAGTTTAAAGTTCACAAAATTACAATGCGAGTTTGTTTACCTCATGGCACAATAACAAGGGTACAATAACAGAGCTGTGTGTGGGAGAGCGAGAAAGCGTTAAAGAAGTGTGCTTGCCAGTGCTGCCATCTTTTTGGCGAAACAGCTGTTTCTGGCGAGAAAGCATTAAAGAGAAATAGCTTAAATGCCAAGCAAAGTAAATATACATGTTGGTATTTAATCatgtttgcatttatttatgtttaatcaGCAAAATCACAGCGAAAATTGAGAGCACTCTCTGAGTTGTCGCTACCTTGTTATTGTATCATGGTTTACGTGTATTTTACCCCACGGAAAACTGAGCTACCGGCATATTCTTGTGCTGATATCAGCCAATTAGTTGCCTCAGTgcttttgttaaatatatctttattatatatgtatattaccaTTGTCTCAAAACTGCTGCGCAATAGTTAACGATCGTTGATAGCgtgcacatatgtatgtaacttTCCCCTCTCCCACAcactctctttcactctcacAATATGCAGCAGTTACATTTGCAGCAGTTATCGCTGAGCCAACAAAAATTCTAGTTATATCGATAACAACAAGTTGTGGGAGGAAACTCGACTGTCAGAGATTCTGTACCCAAATGAAAATATACCATTGGTACAAATGTAATAACAACTTGGAAATGTACCCGTTTTGgtacaacaaataacaaataatataacCCTTTGCTTCTGATTTCTATTAGACCCTTTGTGCTTTTAGGTACAGGGTCTAACACGCGCGCGTACGTCACTTAAATCTAGTCTCAGAATGCGGCTAAGGCTGACTTACtgataatatattataataaatgagttatatgtatataaacacACAAGTGCTATGTATTTGGTACATTattcatatacaaataataaggCCACACTCTAACAATagtacaacaataacaattattgtTCATGTGTGGTCAAAGCGCGCGATAAgcgaacaacaaacaaacaagaaacaaaataacGAATCGAAAAATAGAATCAAAAcggaaataaaaaagagaataacaaatgaataagaaaatgaaagaaatttaaaagtacGTATGATATTTGATATAGAATGCACATAATTTTGCACGTATTAGGGGTATTactgaaaaagtttttatataatttttgcatttcacactttgattaataaaaaactactATAGATTTTTCAGATAAGAAGACAGAAATATAAAAGAGGCTGATAATGCAGCTatagcataataaataattagcaGCGGCcgtaacaattataatttttttatagttaataaaattatacataaattaaattttttgttttcaatttattttattaaacttttatttaactttattaattttaaaataaaaattatggtttaacttttgtattaaaattttaaaataaatatttttttttatttttattacttaaagtaaatttaataatcaaaaatttttaagttaaaaatcgatagtaaaatttaattatgttttcgAATTTGtcgtacaaaaatatattatgtgtACTTTTGACCAATCTTTTTGAAcgcttaaattttttcaaactcATAATTAAATTGCGGTCCCTGATAAATAGTACAACTCTGATTTTACTATTACCGttagtaaaagtaaaaaaaaaaatagttgtcACACACTTACTTCTtacattttgtgttttgtcgctttttttctcaattcacgaaattaaattctaatctattcagattttttcaattacaaataaaatcttaTCATAGTGTATTTCCGAAATACCCCTAATGTAACTTTTTGTATCCAAATTTGTATGTTGTATTTGTGTTCTTTTCGgtcaaatttaagaaatgttttcctttttgcattgttttctcttctttcatttcttttttgccATTTCGACGCCAGAGCGCACCGCCAGCGAAATTGTTGTAACGTGGTCAACGCGCAGTCTGCCGCCAACTGCAGCGTCAACTGCAACGTCAACTGCAGCGTCAACGTCATCAGTTGTCGAATACGGACTCAATGATCTTAGGCAGCGCGCCTTTGGCCAGGCCATCAAGTTTATCGATGGTGGTCCTAAACAGATGGCCCAATACATACACAGGGTAcgagtcacacacacacacacacacacacgcacacaggcACAGGGTGACTCAATTGTGTTGAACTGCAACtgctttaactttttttttatttttgggcagTTCTTTTTAAACCATCAAAtgtcacaaaatatttataatttaaagtgtACTACTTTACAATTCGCTTAACTACAGCTATACATACATTgtcgaaataaatttactaaaattctATTGTAATAATATGGAGATTATCATCTCGCAgtgttaaaaaacttttaacttaCCATTCGGCCAACGTAATAAATTATGATTCCGACAAATATTCAGTACAAAGTTAAGTAATAAcgtaattgtataaaatttaatgcgggaccgtttttaaaaatttattgattataCGATAAATTGAcgattattgtaaaatttatgttcTGAAGTTAATAAGCATTCTAAATGAAGGCCCTTTACAAAGAttctttttgatttgtattcAGGGAtgaatacctttttttttacatatatttttttcaattaatcaaGCGGTTCCAGTAATGCAAACCAATCTAAAATCAACTCATATATTTTCTGTGagttttcggttggttttcATTTGTGGAACACACAAAGTTTGACAAGTTTGAGCAATAAACAGTATTGTGGTAATTAAGCGAATTATACGCAAAAAATTCAGGGATGTTCCGAAAATACAATCCAACCGAAAACACATGCATTTCACGGGTAATGTATGGGTTTTTGGTTGGCTTACATTTCTGAAACAAGcctgattaaaatttttaaatagattcaaaaattgaaaagtattttttgacatttgaagGCTTACAAAAATAGTAAACAGGGTCGTTCCAGAAATACAAACCATACAGTTTTGGTTGGCTTACGCTACTGGAACACCTCTGATcactttgcaaataaattataagatGTAGAGCAGTTCTTTGCAATAAGCGTTTAACTGAGTCACCCTGTATACAGTTTTGGCAAAGAGTCTTAAGACTTACGACGCATTTAACACATGTAGGTGACGCTGAGCAACCTGAAACCGAACTCCAGCTATGTCTATCATTGTGGTAGCGACTTTGGCTGGTCGGCCAAGTATCAATTCCGCACGGTGGCCAGTGCCGAACCCGATTGGTCGCCCACTCTGGCCATTTATGGGGATATGGG of Drosophila innubila isolate TH190305 chromosome X, UK_Dinn_1.0, whole genome shotgun sequence contains these proteins:
- the LOC117789128 gene encoding uncharacterized protein LOC117789128, producing the protein MAGFAQEYITLTQLNCVKECRALISSPRQRNYLTAAALFGLYCGVLLYRSYTKYLADLHNKKEEAIDLEAEELELQSEDSYVFDPPPVTSKELLLPPIYDPSANLGDVELTQRSEIEPFIRGSTM
- the LOC117784629 gene encoding uncharacterized protein LOC117784629 — protein: MSKFFYFKEELAYTEDHVLVKSLFLMNIKEELEEIQIQKHFETFGCVKQLHLFPIGNNNERSGYVVFGNPRDAAQALLDFHVINSCHITVKPSDSWQQPDADKMPDKPENVDPNENTASIMKLNDYCLEHIFRKLSLTDRINFARTCFRFRCIYEGISPMLDKSIDCKIFNEMNEWEMRDFFQLSGRNIKQIKSGFGSYHWNLLCEFIGKRCVNLQSMTLWNTSLTSDNIFKIFANLNGLQNLELSNCDINDGNIQALEHLSQLKKLCLSHQKLSAESINCLPASVESLTINGCVSMEHPELLNIIFGKFPLLKELQIPDYDLKDPCIEQLINDNCCKSLEVLSLKCGNEALEDYKHIARLPSLKKLTLIIHRMECETPPMLMSWLVKHKSNQLQHLVIIGERQNCINANIIPKIGKLTALRTLCLPKFDVLSDRGLDELFTLQDLTEIDMGCNQEITDNGILRLILACPKLQVLHLENCYRLMGKLCKDIILNLQNNNDRPLPIKLFVFGPQANELTLLIADLAAKNIVDVEDYNKY